From a single Streptomyces misionensis genomic region:
- a CDS encoding aldehyde dehydrogenase translates to MPRIPPDEILIAGVFRRGAGAPIETADPADGTLITTIHAASPADVDEAAGAAAAAAATPAWRDLLPHRRARLLYRIGDLIEEHAAELSALQTADTGKTLTETLALAMSAAGTFRYTAAALETAEDSLTPARGPYVTMSVYEPIGVVGAVNPWNSPIASDAQKVAPALAGGNAVLLKPAEWTPLVSLAFGRLVHRALTEAGMPTALLSVLPGKGSVVGNAIVTHPLVRRIGFTGGTATGRTVARAAADKLVPASLELGGKSPTIVREDADVEQALAGVLFGIFSSSGQSCIAGSRLFVHRSLYDSFLGELVERVRKLRVGPGTDPGTQVAPLVHHRHRDAVAAYVDLARAEGGRILCGGAAPDGAAHADGAYYLPTVIDGLPNSARVCQEEIFGPVLVALPYEDEDDLVRQANASVYGLACGIWTRDARAAWRLARRIEAGTVWINTYKQFSISTPFGGMKDSGLGTEKGRDLIRAYQRQKSLYWGTDATPLPWAG, encoded by the coding sequence ATGCCGCGCATCCCACCCGACGAGATCCTCATCGCGGGAGTGTTCCGGCGCGGCGCGGGCGCACCGATCGAGACGGCGGACCCGGCCGACGGGACCCTGATCACCACGATCCACGCCGCCTCGCCCGCCGACGTCGACGAGGCGGCCGGCGCCGCCGCGGCGGCGGCCGCCACGCCCGCCTGGCGCGACCTGCTGCCGCACCGGCGCGCCCGCCTCCTGTACCGGATCGGCGACCTGATCGAGGAGCACGCCGCCGAACTGTCCGCGCTCCAGACCGCCGACACCGGCAAGACCCTCACCGAGACCCTCGCCCTGGCCATGAGCGCCGCAGGCACCTTCCGCTACACCGCCGCCGCGCTCGAGACCGCCGAGGACTCGCTCACTCCCGCCCGCGGCCCCTACGTCACGATGAGCGTGTACGAGCCGATCGGAGTGGTCGGCGCCGTCAACCCGTGGAACTCGCCGATCGCCTCCGACGCGCAGAAGGTGGCCCCGGCCCTCGCCGGCGGGAACGCCGTCCTGCTCAAGCCCGCCGAGTGGACGCCGCTCGTCTCACTCGCCTTCGGCCGTCTGGTCCACCGGGCGCTCACCGAGGCCGGGATGCCGACCGCGCTGCTCTCCGTCCTGCCGGGCAAGGGCAGCGTCGTGGGGAACGCGATCGTCACCCATCCGCTCGTGCGCCGGATCGGCTTCACCGGCGGCACCGCTACCGGCCGCACCGTCGCGCGCGCCGCCGCCGACAAACTCGTCCCGGCCTCCCTGGAACTGGGCGGCAAGTCACCGACGATCGTCCGCGAGGACGCCGACGTCGAACAGGCCCTCGCCGGTGTGCTGTTCGGGATCTTCTCCTCCAGCGGGCAGTCCTGCATCGCCGGGTCGCGGCTCTTCGTGCACCGCTCGCTCTACGACTCCTTCCTCGGCGAACTCGTCGAGCGGGTACGGAAACTGCGGGTCGGACCGGGCACCGATCCCGGCACCCAGGTCGCCCCGCTCGTCCACCACCGCCATCGCGACGCCGTCGCCGCGTACGTGGACCTCGCGCGCGCCGAGGGCGGGCGCATCCTGTGCGGCGGAGCCGCCCCGGACGGCGCGGCCCACGCGGACGGCGCCTACTACCTGCCGACCGTCATCGACGGGCTGCCCAACTCCGCCCGGGTGTGCCAGGAGGAGATCTTCGGTCCGGTCCTCGTCGCACTGCCCTACGAGGACGAGGACGACCTCGTCCGGCAGGCCAACGCCAGCGTGTACGGCCTCGCCTGCGGCATCTGGACCCGCGACGCCCGTGCGGCCTGGCGGCTGGCCCGGCGCATCGAGGCGGGAACCGTCTGGATCAACACCTACAAACAGTTCTCCATCTCCACCCCTTTCGGCGGGATGAAGGACAGCGGCCTCGGCACGGAGAAGGGCCGCGACCTCATCCGCGCCTACCAGCGGCAGAAGTCCCTGTACTGGGGCACCGACGCCACCCCCCTGCCCTGGGCCGGCTGA
- a CDS encoding MFS transporter: MTIDAPSAGRHPDAAALAAAIGARFERLPLCRWHVTVRLVIGAVTFFEAFDQLLIAYALPQLRAEWQLGTGQTTALMTVGSVGMLAGALLSGRLADRLGRVKVIAACIALSSLCNLALTLCTSPAPFMAARFVQGLAIGGEVPVAATFIAEITRTHQRGRFVLLYELVFPAGLTAGALLASWLVPLLGWRWMFALAAVPGALCLLITRCVPESPRWLADRGRHEQALETMAAIERKVEKATGAPLPEPAPAAPATRVPEGRSGLRELLRGRYRRRTLVVGVLWFTGYFVNYGITSWLPTIYGTRFGLSLSEALGYSTVTSCAGLVGCLLVALTVDRAGRRRTVTRCLGAAAVALLLLGVFSGGSAMGVLVWTSLASVFLFGSNICLYLYTPELFPTRIRALGSSIGGAMNRLGVILGPIVVGAVYADGALGTVFVTLAVVALIGSLTAGAAAEETSGRQLEDVAP, from the coding sequence ATGACCATCGACGCTCCCAGCGCGGGCCGCCACCCCGACGCCGCCGCCCTCGCCGCCGCCATCGGCGCCCGCTTCGAACGCCTGCCTCTGTGCCGTTGGCACGTCACCGTCCGCCTCGTCATCGGCGCGGTGACCTTCTTCGAGGCCTTCGACCAGTTGCTCATCGCCTACGCGCTGCCCCAGCTACGGGCCGAATGGCAGCTGGGCACCGGGCAGACCACCGCGCTGATGACCGTCGGCTCGGTGGGCATGCTCGCCGGGGCGCTGCTGTCGGGCCGCCTGGCCGACCGCCTCGGCCGGGTGAAGGTCATCGCGGCCTGCATCGCGCTGTCCAGTCTGTGCAACCTGGCGCTCACCCTGTGCACTTCACCCGCGCCGTTCATGGCCGCCCGCTTCGTCCAGGGCCTGGCCATCGGCGGCGAGGTGCCGGTCGCGGCCACCTTCATCGCCGAGATCACCCGCACCCACCAGCGGGGCCGCTTCGTCCTCCTGTACGAGCTGGTCTTCCCGGCGGGCCTGACCGCCGGCGCCCTGCTCGCCTCGTGGCTGGTGCCGCTGCTCGGCTGGCGCTGGATGTTCGCCCTCGCGGCGGTCCCCGGAGCGCTGTGCCTGCTCATCACCCGCTGCGTACCCGAGTCGCCGCGCTGGCTCGCCGACCGCGGACGCCACGAGCAGGCCCTGGAGACGATGGCGGCGATCGAGCGGAAGGTCGAGAAGGCCACCGGCGCACCCCTGCCCGAGCCCGCACCCGCGGCGCCCGCGACACGGGTGCCCGAGGGCCGAAGCGGCCTGCGGGAACTGCTCCGCGGCCGTTACCGCAGGCGCACGCTGGTCGTCGGTGTCCTGTGGTTCACCGGCTACTTCGTCAACTACGGCATCACGTCCTGGCTGCCCACCATCTACGGCACCCGCTTCGGCCTGAGCCTCTCGGAAGCGCTCGGGTACTCGACGGTGACCTCCTGCGCGGGACTCGTCGGCTGCCTGCTCGTGGCCCTGACCGTGGACCGCGCCGGGCGCCGCCGCACGGTCACCCGGTGCCTGGGCGCCGCCGCCGTCGCCCTGCTGCTGCTCGGCGTCTTCTCCGGCGGTTCGGCCATGGGCGTACTGGTGTGGACCTCGCTGGCGAGCGTCTTCCTCTTCGGCTCCAACATCTGCCTGTACCTGTACACCCCCGAACTCTTCCCCACCCGCATACGCGCCCTGGGCTCCAGCATCGGCGGCGCCATGAACCGCCTCGGCGTCATCCTCGGCCCGATCGTGGTCGGCGCGGTCTACGCGGACGGCGCGCTCGGCACCGTGTTCGTGACCCTCGCGGTGGTGGCCCTGATCGGCTCGCTCACGGCGGGGGCGGCCGCGGAGGAAACGAGCGGACGGCAACTGGAGGACGTGGCGCCGTAG
- a CDS encoding glycoside hydrolase family 11 protein, with protein sequence MSTLIHGMRRRRGLVAVVRGLVAAAAAAVLAFALPGAAQAGTTITSNSTGTNNGYFYSFWEQSSGATMTLGSGSNYSLTWNSAAQNVVAGTGWNPGNNNTVSYSGTWNCNGNCYLSLYGWTTNPLIEWYIVDNYGNYNPSSGATKLGSVSSDGSTYDLYKTTRVNAPSIEGTATFDQYWAVRQAKRTGGTITVSNIFNAWKNLGLNLGTPNYEILATEGYQSSGSSNITVTSGGGSSGGGGTTPPPSGGGGGSGGCTATLSAGQQWSDRYNLNVSVTGSNNWKVTVNVPTPEKISSTWNANASYPSSQVLEATPNGSGNNWGMTIMTNGTWTWPTVSCAVTS encoded by the coding sequence ATGAGTACGCTGATCCACGGGATGCGCCGCAGACGCGGCCTCGTGGCTGTCGTCCGAGGGCTCGTCGCCGCCGCGGCGGCGGCCGTGCTCGCCTTCGCGCTGCCCGGCGCCGCGCAGGCCGGCACGACGATCACCTCGAACAGCACCGGCACCAACAACGGCTACTTCTACTCGTTCTGGGAGCAGTCCAGCGGGGCCACGATGACCCTGGGATCGGGCAGCAACTACAGCCTGACCTGGAACTCGGCCGCGCAGAACGTCGTCGCCGGCACCGGCTGGAACCCGGGCAACAACAACACCGTCTCGTACTCGGGCACGTGGAACTGCAACGGCAACTGCTACCTGTCGCTGTACGGCTGGACCACCAACCCGCTGATCGAGTGGTACATCGTCGACAACTACGGCAACTACAACCCGAGTTCGGGTGCCACCAAGCTGGGCTCGGTCAGCAGTGACGGCAGCACGTACGACCTGTACAAGACGACCCGCGTCAACGCGCCGTCCATCGAGGGCACCGCGACGTTCGACCAGTACTGGGCGGTCCGCCAGGCCAAGCGCACCGGCGGCACCATCACCGTGTCGAACATCTTCAACGCCTGGAAGAACCTCGGCCTGAACCTCGGCACCCCGAACTACGAGATCCTGGCCACCGAGGGCTACCAGAGCAGCGGCAGCTCCAACATCACCGTCACCAGCGGCGGCGGCAGCAGCGGTGGCGGCGGCACCACCCCGCCTCCCAGCGGCGGTGGCGGCGGCAGCGGCGGCTGCACCGCGACGCTGTCGGCCGGCCAGCAGTGGAGCGACCGCTACAACCTGAACGTCTCGGTCACCGGCTCCAACAACTGGAAGGTGACGGTCAACGTCCCGACGCCGGAGAAGATCAGCTCCACCTGGAACGCCAACGCCAGCTATCCGAGCAGTCAGGTCCTGGAGGCCACACCCAACGGGAGCGGCAACAACTGGGGTATGACGATCATGACGAACGGCACCTGGACATGGCCCACCGTGTCCTGCGCGGTCACCTCCTGA
- a CDS encoding MBL fold metallo-hydrolase: MSDELLHLTVLGCATPYPSVDNPCSGYLVSSGDTRIWVDAGSGTLGPLQRHVRLDDLDAIWISHLHADHSADLLTAYYGALYADIRLAAPIPLYGPPGIADRLADFLTNTPARSPIESAFAITELHDGHQAVVGSLRLTSRAVAHGIPAFAVRIEAAGKSLVYSGDTAPCPSLTELAAGCDVLLCEAESAQAPVEGEQVHHTPEETGDTAGAAGAGRLIVTHVGRFLTPRQAVARASTRFDGPVDYAAPGATFSIG, encoded by the coding sequence ATGAGCGACGAGCTTCTTCACCTCACGGTCCTGGGCTGCGCGACGCCCTACCCGAGCGTGGACAACCCGTGCTCCGGCTACCTGGTGTCGAGCGGGGACACCCGGATCTGGGTGGACGCGGGCAGCGGGACGCTCGGCCCGCTCCAGCGTCATGTGCGGCTGGACGACCTCGATGCGATCTGGATCTCGCACCTGCACGCCGATCACAGTGCGGACCTGCTCACCGCGTACTACGGCGCCCTGTACGCGGACATTCGCCTCGCAGCGCCGATCCCTCTCTACGGTCCGCCTGGTATCGCCGACCGGCTGGCCGATTTCCTCACCAACACCCCGGCGCGCAGTCCGATCGAATCCGCCTTCGCGATCACCGAGTTGCACGACGGGCATCAGGCGGTCGTTGGCTCGCTCCGGCTGACCAGCCGGGCGGTGGCGCACGGCATTCCGGCCTTCGCCGTGCGCATCGAGGCGGCGGGCAAGTCGCTGGTGTACTCCGGGGACACGGCGCCGTGCCCGAGCCTCACGGAGCTGGCCGCAGGATGCGACGTGCTGTTGTGCGAAGCCGAGAGCGCACAGGCACCAGTCGAGGGCGAACAGGTGCACCACACCCCCGAGGAGACCGGCGACACAGCCGGCGCGGCCGGGGCAGGCCGACTGATCGTCACCCACGTCGGCCGCTTCCTCACGCCGCGGCAAGCGGTGGCACGCGCTTCGACGCGGTTCGATGGTCCGGTGGACTACGCCGCCCCCGGCGCCACCTTCTCCATCGGCTAG
- a CDS encoding DUF4232 domain-containing protein — protein sequence MRVHKLTFAALAVAASLSLTACQNDDGGTTGQGDPSAASTASSQDGGTGGGNGSGQGGGAQASDGAGSAGNGSAGKGSSAQGTAAGSGSGAAGGTGKAAWCRTDELEITAVDNTIDGDPDRTVAVTMKNHGGRDCTISGYAGVDLKLREGTLSAKRTGEKAVSSILKNGQSIAFGIHYPSNDTGGSGVRITGLLVTPPNETNTVALKWPGAATLPVTDETTSQVTVGPVGSAGQGG from the coding sequence ATGCGCGTTCACAAGCTCACCTTCGCCGCTCTGGCCGTCGCCGCGAGCCTCTCGCTCACCGCCTGTCAGAACGACGACGGCGGTACGACGGGACAGGGTGACCCGTCGGCCGCGTCCACCGCCTCCTCCCAGGACGGCGGCACGGGAGGAGGCAACGGCTCCGGTCAAGGCGGCGGCGCGCAGGCCTCCGACGGCGCGGGCTCGGCCGGGAACGGTTCGGCGGGCAAGGGGTCCTCCGCGCAGGGCACGGCCGCGGGCAGCGGATCCGGCGCGGCAGGCGGGACCGGCAAGGCAGCCTGGTGCCGTACCGACGAGCTGGAGATCACGGCGGTGGACAACACCATCGACGGCGACCCCGATCGCACCGTCGCGGTGACGATGAAGAACCACGGTGGCCGGGACTGCACGATCTCGGGCTACGCCGGCGTCGACCTCAAGCTCAGGGAAGGAACGCTGTCCGCGAAGCGCACGGGTGAGAAGGCCGTCTCGTCCATCCTGAAGAACGGGCAGTCGATCGCCTTCGGCATCCACTACCCGTCCAACGACACGGGCGGCTCCGGCGTCCGCATCACCGGGCTGCTGGTGACGCCGCCGAACGAGACCAACACGGTTGCCCTCAAGTGGCCCGGCGCCGCCACGCTGCCCGTCACGGACGAAACCACCTCCCAGGTGACGGTCGGCCCGGTGGGCAGCGCCGGCCAGGGCGGCTGA
- a CDS encoding GDSL-type esterase/lipase family protein encodes MVSLGDSFISGEAGRWAGNSDSSADGHAHTDRAFDAATYTSDPHRVYGTSYDDRCNRSDSAEVDSAPVQNHRLNLACSGATSTAILLPEHGGSPFKTEPSQAKQLQDAVTGHAVRAVVVSVGGNDLGFESVITSCAKSFLAPIGASPCAPSEGPRVRDRLPAMRAAAVNALGDITTAMDRAGHPKGSYRLILQSYPSPLPDGGRVRYPGEKYDRLAQGGCPFFDKDLTWAHDELVPEISTALASAARTAGAEFLDLSRAFDGREVCSTTTVQAGPGRQPSGRTSEWVRFVTSGLGQGQRQESLHPDYYGQRALGVCLGLQLDQAPGRYSCTNTPGTGPADMRLQPAPSL; translated from the coding sequence GTGGTGTCGCTGGGAGACAGCTTCATCTCGGGCGAGGCGGGCCGGTGGGCGGGCAACAGCGACAGCAGCGCCGACGGCCACGCGCACACTGATCGTGCCTTCGACGCCGCGACGTACACGAGCGATCCGCATCGGGTGTACGGCACTTCCTACGACGACCGCTGCAACCGGTCCGACAGCGCCGAAGTCGACTCCGCACCCGTCCAGAACCATCGCCTCAACCTGGCCTGCTCAGGCGCCACGTCCACCGCGATCCTGCTGCCCGAGCACGGCGGGAGCCCCTTCAAGACGGAGCCGTCCCAGGCGAAGCAGCTCCAGGACGCCGTCACCGGCCACGCCGTGCGCGCGGTCGTCGTTTCCGTCGGGGGCAACGACCTCGGCTTCGAGAGCGTCATCACCTCCTGCGCGAAGAGCTTCCTCGCCCCGATCGGCGCGAGCCCCTGTGCTCCGTCCGAAGGGCCGCGGGTGCGGGACCGGCTGCCCGCGATGCGTGCCGCGGCCGTCAACGCGCTGGGCGACATCACCACCGCCATGGACCGGGCGGGCCACCCGAAGGGCAGCTATCGCCTGATCCTCCAGTCCTACCCCTCCCCGCTGCCCGACGGCGGCCGGGTCCGCTACCCGGGAGAGAAGTACGACCGCCTGGCACAAGGCGGCTGCCCCTTCTTCGACAAGGACCTCACCTGGGCCCACGACGAACTCGTCCCCGAGATCAGCACCGCCCTCGCCTCGGCCGCCCGGACGGCCGGTGCTGAATTCCTCGACCTGTCCCGTGCCTTCGACGGCCGGGAGGTCTGCTCCACCACCACCGTTCAGGCCGGCCCCGGCCGGCAGCCCTCCGGCCGCACCAGTGAATGGGTCCGCTTCGTGACCAGCGGCCTCGGGCAAGGCCAGCGCCAGGAATCGCTGCACCCCGACTACTACGGCCAGCGTGCCCTGGGCGTCTGCCTCGGCCTCCAGCTCGACCAGGCCCCCGGCCGTTACTCCTGCACCAACACCCCGGGAACCGGCCCCGCCGACATGCGCCTGCAGCCCGCACCCTCCCTCTGA
- a CDS encoding YihY/virulence factor BrkB family protein → MANLHLPGRGDQHSGEGAPAFRAPSPQEAGPGPHVEQSAPDAPTELPKRAWRAVLKGTLKEFKDDELTDRAAALTYYGVLSLFPALLVLVSLLGITGRSTTDKVLANLNRLAPGSARDVITRAVEQLQGNAGTGSVMALVGIVVAVWSASGYVAAFIRAANAVYDIPEGRPVWKILPVRLGVTVVLMVLAVASALIVVFTGTLAGKAGQALGIGDTALTVWSVAKWPVLLLLVTAMIALLYWASPNAKVKGFRWVTPGSFLALMIWMAASAGFAVYVADFASYSKTYGTMAGVIVFLVWLWITNLAVLLGLEFDAETVRQRAVAGGHPPEAEPYTQPRDTRTWDEEDVRRLDDA, encoded by the coding sequence ATGGCGAATCTGCATCTTCCAGGGCGAGGGGACCAGCACAGCGGTGAGGGGGCGCCGGCCTTCCGGGCGCCGTCGCCGCAGGAGGCGGGGCCCGGTCCGCACGTCGAGCAGTCGGCACCGGACGCGCCCACGGAACTGCCGAAACGGGCTTGGCGCGCCGTGCTCAAGGGCACCCTGAAGGAGTTCAAGGACGATGAGCTGACCGACCGGGCGGCGGCGCTCACCTACTACGGCGTGCTGTCCTTGTTCCCGGCCCTGCTGGTGCTGGTCTCCTTGCTGGGCATCACCGGCAGGTCGACGACCGACAAGGTGCTGGCCAACCTCAACCGGCTGGCACCCGGCTCCGCACGGGACGTCATCACCCGGGCCGTGGAGCAGTTGCAGGGCAACGCCGGCACCGGATCGGTGATGGCGCTGGTGGGCATCGTGGTGGCGGTGTGGTCGGCATCGGGGTATGTGGCCGCCTTCATCCGCGCCGCGAACGCCGTCTACGACATACCCGAGGGCCGTCCGGTGTGGAAGATCCTGCCGGTACGCCTCGGCGTCACGGTCGTGCTGATGGTGCTCGCCGTGGCCAGCGCGTTGATCGTCGTCTTCACCGGCACCCTGGCCGGCAAAGCCGGGCAGGCGCTCGGGATCGGCGACACGGCGCTGACCGTGTGGTCGGTCGCGAAATGGCCGGTCCTCCTCCTGCTGGTCACGGCGATGATCGCCCTCTTGTACTGGGCGAGCCCCAACGCGAAGGTGAAAGGGTTCCGCTGGGTGACACCGGGCAGTTTCCTCGCGCTGATGATCTGGATGGCCGCCTCCGCCGGGTTCGCCGTCTACGTCGCCGACTTCGCCTCCTACAGCAAGACGTACGGCACGATGGCCGGCGTCATCGTCTTCCTCGTCTGGCTGTGGATCACCAACCTCGCCGTACTGCTGGGCCTGGAGTTCGACGCCGAGACCGTGCGCCAGCGCGCCGTCGCCGGCGGACACCCGCCCGAGGCCGAGCCCTACACCCAGCCGCGCGACACCAGGACGTGGGACGAGGAGGACGTACGCCGGCTGGATGACGCCTGA